A region of Flavobacterium album DNA encodes the following proteins:
- a CDS encoding murein L,D-transpeptidase catalytic domain family protein, whose translation MVYNFFTSVFFLFFSITATTPKNENSSRLLASTEVNSASAAESLYNNIKSHSVTMPGFECFSKALNGFNHLKLEGKIKKDLLTVIDFTKSSNTKRLWIIDMATQTVLYNTLVAHGRNSGDEFATVFSNGANSNCSSLGFYATGELYIGKHGESLRLDGLEQGINSNARSRSVVMHAADYVSESFARQHQRIGRSLGCPALPTELNKEIIELIQGKSCLFIYHPSQNYTSASKLLS comes from the coding sequence ATGGTTTACAACTTTTTTACGTCCGTTTTCTTTTTGTTCTTTTCTATTACAGCAACAACACCAAAAAACGAAAATTCTTCCCGCCTGCTTGCTTCTACAGAAGTAAATTCAGCATCGGCAGCAGAATCGTTGTACAACAACATCAAATCGCATTCCGTTACAATGCCGGGCTTTGAGTGTTTCTCAAAAGCATTGAACGGTTTTAATCACCTTAAGCTTGAGGGTAAGATTAAAAAAGACCTCCTTACGGTTATCGATTTTACCAAATCATCCAACACCAAAAGGCTTTGGATCATCGATATGGCTACACAGACAGTCCTTTATAATACCCTTGTGGCCCACGGCAGGAACAGTGGTGATGAATTTGCTACCGTATTCTCTAACGGCGCCAACTCTAACTGCAGCAGCCTTGGTTTTTATGCCACTGGTGAGCTTTACATAGGCAAGCACGGCGAATCGCTTCGCCTAGATGGCCTAGAGCAGGGCATCAACAGCAATGCACGCAGCAGGTCGGTAGTAATGCATGCCGCAGATTATGTGAGCGAAAGTTTTGCCCGCCAGCATCAAAGGATCGGCAGGAGCCTGGGGTGCCCGGCACTTCCAACCGAGCTTAACAAAGAGATCATCGAGCTGATACAGGGTAAGTCGTGCCTGTTTATCTATCACCCTTCACAAAATTACACCTCGGCATCTAAGTTACTTTCGTAA
- a CDS encoding L,D-transpeptidase family protein, whose amino-acid sequence MPKAVIILLSLLFLFPSCKKAGEANKKPVNTAYLKDTPLPVASGLPEDCTASVKEFYGANGSKTAWTNSACRKALLATIKDAESDGLDPKDYNQDSLEKFEALTSITKEECVQYDILLTESFTKLATHLFKGKLKPRGMYRDWALAPKTLNTNKLLAEGLESHDVGEVLGRCRPKHPIYAGLRKSLKYLDGLPDDSAIDKIEFKKPLKLNDSGAVVAAIKQRLDYWGDLPDEKAKDSLYDHATAKAVKKFQQRHGIYATGIVDSRTAEALNFTRDERKTQIVVNLERWRWFPYDFGKQAIIVNIPDYRLTIVENNKDTLDTYKVIVGKPDRRSPVLYSSINQLVINPTWTIPPTYLTKDLAPAAIKDTAHFSHLNIKIFRGKKEVRVAEWDSLKPDHYVYVQSPGSYNSLGRIKFNFRNGYYVYLHDTNHREYFKKNYRALSSGCVRVEDPFRLAEYVLHDDKDLNREKLDEMVAQGDTQYVGLKKTTPIHQLYWTAWMDRDGLQFRNDIYNLDKALYDKLRK is encoded by the coding sequence ATGCCCAAAGCTGTCATTATTTTACTGTCACTTCTGTTTCTCTTCCCTTCCTGTAAAAAGGCTGGTGAAGCGAACAAAAAGCCTGTAAATACAGCTTACTTAAAAGACACACCACTTCCTGTTGCCAGCGGCCTGCCTGAAGATTGCACAGCTTCGGTAAAGGAATTTTATGGCGCTAATGGCTCTAAAACCGCCTGGACCAATAGCGCTTGCCGCAAAGCGCTGTTGGCTACTATTAAAGATGCCGAATCTGACGGGCTGGACCCAAAAGACTACAACCAGGATTCGCTGGAAAAATTTGAAGCGCTTACGTCCATTACCAAAGAAGAATGTGTTCAGTATGACATATTGCTGACGGAATCATTCACAAAGCTGGCGACGCATTTGTTTAAAGGAAAGCTGAAACCGCGCGGCATGTACCGCGATTGGGCCCTGGCACCAAAAACACTGAATACGAATAAGCTTCTTGCCGAAGGATTGGAAAGCCATGATGTTGGCGAAGTACTTGGCCGTTGCCGGCCCAAACACCCTATTTATGCAGGGCTGAGAAAAAGCCTGAAGTATCTTGACGGGCTGCCGGACGATTCGGCTATCGACAAAATTGAATTTAAGAAGCCTTTAAAGCTGAATGACTCCGGTGCTGTGGTTGCCGCAATAAAGCAGCGGCTTGACTACTGGGGCGACCTGCCTGACGAAAAGGCCAAAGACAGCCTGTATGACCACGCAACAGCCAAAGCCGTGAAGAAATTCCAGCAAAGGCACGGGATATATGCCACCGGAATTGTTGACAGCCGTACAGCGGAAGCACTCAATTTTACGCGAGACGAAAGAAAAACGCAGATAGTCGTCAACCTCGAACGTTGGCGGTGGTTCCCGTATGATTTTGGTAAGCAAGCCATTATAGTAAACATACCGGATTACCGGCTTACAATAGTCGAGAACAATAAAGACACGTTAGATACTTATAAAGTTATCGTCGGCAAGCCGGACAGGAGGTCGCCCGTGCTGTATTCATCCATCAACCAGCTGGTGATCAACCCTACATGGACAATCCCGCCAACCTATCTGACAAAAGACCTTGCACCCGCTGCAATAAAGGATACAGCCCATTTTTCGCACCTCAATATAAAGATCTTCAGGGGTAAAAAGGAAGTCCGTGTAGCTGAATGGGATTCCCTGAAACCGGATCATTATGTGTATGTGCAAAGCCCGGGCAGCTATAATTCGCTTGGGAGGATAAAATTCAATTTCAGGAACGGCTACTATGTGTACCTGCATGACACCAACCACAGGGAATATTTCAAAAAGAACTACCGGGCACTAAGTTCGGGCTGTGTGCGCGTGGAAGACCCTTTCAGGCTTGCCGAATATGTTCTGCACGACGACAAAGACCTGAACAGGGAAAAGCTGGACGAAATGGTGGCCCAAGGCGACACGCAATATGTAGGCCTAAAAAAAACCACCCCTATCCACCAGCTGTACTGGACCGCCTGGATGGATAGGGATGGATTGCAGTTTCGCAATGATATTTATAACCTTGACAAAGCGCTGTATGATAAATTACGAAAGTAA
- a CDS encoding 3'-5' exonuclease: MAKKLDKILVVDIEATCWDGPNPPGMENDIIEIGVCLLDVHTGEISDNRGIIVTPERSDVSAFCTELTTITPEMVNEQGIPFKEACTILKNEYLSQSRAWASFGAYDQKQFQRQCSALNIGYPFGPSHINVKTLFALKHKLGHEQGMAGAMALLEIPLEGTHHRGVDDAKNIAKILRRILE; this comes from the coding sequence ATGGCAAAAAAATTAGATAAAATATTGGTGGTCGATATTGAGGCTACCTGCTGGGACGGGCCGAACCCTCCCGGGATGGAAAATGATATAATAGAAATAGGTGTCTGCCTGCTGGATGTGCACACCGGCGAGATAAGCGATAACCGTGGCATTATCGTAACACCGGAGCGATCTGATGTCAGTGCGTTCTGTACAGAGCTGACTACCATCACACCCGAAATGGTGAACGAACAAGGAATACCTTTTAAAGAAGCCTGCACAATCCTGAAAAATGAGTACCTGTCGCAGAGCCGCGCCTGGGCCAGCTTTGGCGCGTATGACCAAAAGCAGTTCCAGAGGCAATGCAGCGCATTGAACATCGGCTATCCCTTCGGGCCTTCGCATATTAATGTAAAAACTTTATTCGCACTAAAGCACAAGCTTGGACACGAACAGGGAATGGCGGGGGCTATGGCACTGCTTGAAATCCCACTGGAAGGCACACACCACCGCGGGGTTGATGACGCAAAGAATATTGCGAAGATATTGAGGAGGATATTGGAGTGA
- the pepE gene encoding dipeptidase PepE, with amino-acid sequence MKKLIIASTSTLHGGNYLEYLAPALKEHFKGCSSLLFIPYARPGGISHDDYTKRVAGFFDGLGISVKGVHEFEDPAEAVADAEALFTGGGNTFLLVSQLYKTGVMAAIENAVKAGTPYLGSSAGSNICGLTMQTTNDMPIIYPPSFKTLGLVPFNLNPHYMDPQPGSTHMGETRETRIKEFHVFNTQPVLGLREGSWLDVKGNTVLLKGDLSARLFRQGKEPEELEAGSDLSWLR; translated from the coding sequence ATGAAAAAACTAATTATTGCAAGCACCTCTACACTTCACGGCGGAAATTACCTTGAATACCTGGCCCCGGCGCTAAAGGAACATTTCAAAGGTTGTAGCTCGCTGCTGTTTATTCCATACGCCCGTCCTGGCGGAATAAGCCATGATGATTATACTAAAAGGGTTGCCGGTTTTTTTGATGGCCTGGGGATAAGCGTAAAAGGCGTACATGAATTTGAAGACCCTGCGGAGGCTGTAGCCGATGCCGAAGCGCTGTTTACCGGCGGCGGGAACACGTTCCTGCTGGTATCACAATTGTATAAAACCGGCGTGATGGCCGCTATAGAAAATGCCGTGAAAGCTGGCACGCCTTACCTTGGCAGCAGTGCGGGGAGCAACATCTGTGGGCTGACCATGCAGACGACAAACGATATGCCGATAATTTACCCGCCAAGCTTTAAGACACTGGGATTGGTGCCGTTCAACCTGAATCCGCATTACATGGACCCGCAGCCGGGATCGACCCATATGGGTGAAACACGGGAGACGCGGATAAAGGAATTTCACGTGTTCAACACCCAGCCGGTACTTGGGCTTCGTGAAGGGAGCTGGCTGGATGTAAAAGGAAATACTGTGCTGCTGAAGGGCGACTTGTCTGCCCGATTGTTCAGGCAGGGGAAGGAACCTGAGGAACTGGAGGCAGGAAGTGATCTGTCGTGGTTGAGGTAA
- a CDS encoding DUF6702 family protein: protein MKGLPKYLLLVLLAVTLSAAAAHKYYVAVFLIEYSPKKKELQMTSRIFIDDLEAAFIKKYNKKFYMGEKRELFETEEYLRKYFAENIHIKVDGKSKAIKYLAKEIENDILICYFTIPADLKIKSVEVSNTTLLDMYPEQQNIINTKINSNKKSLLLTNDAPSGLLEF from the coding sequence ATGAAAGGACTTCCAAAATACCTTTTACTGGTTTTACTAGCCGTTACACTGAGCGCAGCTGCCGCACATAAATATTATGTCGCGGTATTCCTCATTGAATATTCCCCGAAAAAGAAAGAGCTGCAAATGACATCGCGCATATTTATCGACGACCTTGAAGCCGCCTTCATAAAAAAATACAATAAGAAATTTTATATGGGCGAAAAGCGCGAGCTTTTCGAAACAGAGGAATACCTCCGTAAATATTTTGCCGAAAACATACATATAAAGGTGGATGGCAAATCGAAAGCTATAAAATACCTTGCGAAAGAAATTGAGAACGATATCCTGATTTGCTATTTTACCATCCCTGCCGATCTGAAAATAAAATCGGTTGAGGTAAGCAATACCACGCTTCTGGATATGTATCCCGAACAGCAAAATATAATAAATACTAAAATAAACAGTAACAAAAAAAGCCTGTTGCTGACTAATGACGCACCTTCAGGCCTGCTGGAGTTTTAA